The following are from one region of the Diceros bicornis minor isolate mBicDic1 chromosome 37, mDicBic1.mat.cur, whole genome shotgun sequence genome:
- the RTP5 gene encoding receptor-transporting protein 5 translates to MDGVDVWASTLAQLMTKRKPQDTWELLPEENLASGHLDSSGFQYRLRGLSRLQCGRCQWGWSSAHVHILFHMWWDEDSRLGLVKMRIWGQRCRLCPPGAQRDCQVSLLNVRLFLNKLVLFILQKCYRETLSSDQCPEICFSERCEACDLGVCFFQKPPDPAWGPEVKSPIPIKGRYALYGSSSAVTAEKQSLTLRSSPSGERSWGYTPNSICTPLSVSDFIRNPSESSNFFSEDEDIVTIPFSLLGLGREKGTVTDAKGCVLPREGSLPAADRRGPLIIGKGSIYLPTRSTATPKGRGLPVDIRAPVFQGRGLLTSSIKPFEIKGFIFKGRGSLSSPAGVDEGQGPVSASNGPITAGNDSRPVSYIFGLMDDGEGSVTVPPSLIDTIRGEDSFADIDGCVSFPFVFTDQGTGKDSSTNITEGKGKEDGDNGPVTAAHEPLPGTNIPISKGSITIPFSVFSIIERRDPGYMASGPQSSGLTACGSSKHRRQQQSRLGESGSGSSGDQDICCGDGCCRPHFDPPRGSLDLGLHDGLHPLDHVPV, encoded by the exons ATGGACGGGGTGGACGTGTGGGCCAGCACCTTAGCCCAACTGATGACCAAGAGgaaaccccaggacacctgggagCTGCTCCCTGAGGAGAACCTGGCCTCGGGGCACCTGGACAGCAGCGGTTTCCAGTACCGGCTGAGGGGGCTCTCGAG gCTCCAGTGTGGCCGCTGCCAGTGGGGCTGGTCCTCGGCCCACGTGCACATCCTCTTCCATATGTGGTGGGATGAGGACAGCCGGCTGGGGCTGGTGAAGATGCGCATCTGGGGCCAGCGGTGCCGGCTGTGCCCGCCGGGCGCCCAGCGGGACTGCCAGGTGAGCCTTCTGAACGTGCGGCTCTTCCTCAACAAGCTGGTCCTGTTCATCCTGCAGAAGTGCTACCGGGAGACCCTCAGCTCTGACCAGTGCCCTGAGATCTGCTTCAGTGAGCGCTGCGAGGCCTGCGACCTGGGGGTCTGCTTCTTCCAGAAGCCCCCGGACCCCGCTTGGGGGCCGGAGGTCAAGAGCCCCATCCCCATCAAGGGCAGGTATGCCTTGTACGGCAGCAGCTCGGCCGTCACTGCTGAGAAACAGTCACTGACGCTCCGCAGCAGCCCCTCGGGCGAGCGCTCCTGGGGCTACACCCCCAACTCCATCTGCACGCCCCTGTCCGTGTCTGACTTCATCAGGAACCCCTCCGAGAGCAGCAACTTCTTCAGCGAGGACGAGGACATTGTCACCATCCCCTTCTCCCTGTTGGGTCTGGGCAGGGAAAAGGGGACCGTCACTGATGCCAAGGGCTGTGTCCTCCCCAGAGAGGGCTCCCTCCCTGCGGCTGACCGCAGAGGGCCGCTCATCATTGGCAAGGGCTCCATCTACCTGCCCACTCGGTCCACAGCTACACCCAAGGGCAGAGGCCTCCCAGTGGACATCAGGGCCCCCGTCTTCCAGGGCAGAGGCCTCCTCACCAGCAGCATCAAGCCCTTCGAGATCAAAGGCTTCATCTTCAAAGGCCGAGGCTCCCTTTCCAGCCCTGCTGGCGTCGATGAGGGCCAGGGCCCCGTCTCTGCCAGCAATGGCCCCATCACTGCTGGAAATGACTCACGGCCAGTGTCTTACATCTTTGGCCTCATGGATGATGGAGAAGGCTCCGTCACCGTCCCCCCGTCCTTGATTGACACCATCCGAGGCGAGGACTCCTTTGCCGACATCGACGGCTGCGTCAGCTTCCCCTTCGTCTTTACCGACCAGGGCACAGGCAAGGATTCTTCTACCAACATCACCGAGGGCAAAGGGAAGGAGGATGGCGACAATGGCCCTGTCACCGCTGCCCATGAGCCCCTCCCGGGGACCAACATCCCCATTAGCAAGGGCTCCATCACCATCCCCTTCTCAGTCTTCAGCATCATAGAACGCAGGGACCCCGGCTACATGGCCAGTGGTCCCCAAAGCAGTGGCCTTACTGCCTGTGGCTCTTCCAAGCACAGGAGGCAGCAGCAGTCCAGGCTTGGCGAGTCTGGCTCCGGGTCTAGCGGGGACCAGGACATCTGCTGTGGAGACGGCTGCTGCAGGCCCCACTTCGATCCCCCACGAGGAAGTCTGGATCTGGGTCTCCATGACGGTCTGCATCCTCTGGATCATGTACCTGTATAA